The following proteins are co-located in the Argopecten irradians isolate NY chromosome 9, Ai_NY, whole genome shotgun sequence genome:
- the LOC138331163 gene encoding protein spinster homolog 1-like isoform X1: MMKSEDFTDTSPLLEEEEDREETIQEGAGQKRISRGTAYVIVAVLFVVNLLNYMDRYTLAGVLDQVQTYYGLNNSQDGLLQTVFVLTYMVCSPVFGYLGDRYSRKYLMAGGILFWSGITLSGSFIDKNHFWLFLTLRALVGVGEASYITVSTTIIGDLFQDSMRTKMLIVFNVAIPCGSGLGYIVGSNVARWLGAWQWALRVTPGLGVICVLFILILPEPTRGSADGGTNLTNTSLLRDIRELVCNRTLVLSSFGFTSVAFVTGTLALWAPIYVLDSIKIQSGEAHQASVSLIFGILTVAAGLSGVAIGGETSRRMKGRYPRADPVICACGMLVGAPLLFLALYMSEYNTTVAWILIFLGETAVCINWSIVNDILLYVVIPTRRALASAGQIFLCHALGDAGSPYIIGVVSDALAKGYTLPATSPSVQFATLQIALYVTPFVSVIGGAFFLAASLFVVEDREAAKRATENVNVLPEVEDDRVESPDSDFLTADLSYSVN, translated from the exons TACGTCATTGTGGCCGTTCTATTTGTAGTAAACCTGCTGAATTACATGGATCGTTACACACTGGCAG gTGTTTTGGACCAAGTACAGACTTACTACGGTCTAAACAACTCCCAGGATGGACTACTTCAGACTGTGTTTGTCCTCACATATATGGTGTGTTCACCAGTCTTTGGTTACCTTGGTGACCGATACTCCCGGAAGTACCTAATGGCCGGTGGGATTCTTTTTTGGTCCGGAATCACCCTGTCCGGCTCATTCATCGACAAAAAT CATTTCTGGCTGTTTCTGACGCTGCGCGCGCTGGTAGGTGTCGGAGAAGCCAGCTACATTACCGTATCCACGACTATCATTGGTGACCTATTCCAGGACAGCATGCGTACCAAGATGTTGATTGTCTTCAACGTAGCAATACCATGTGGCAG TGGTCTGGGGTATATCGTTGGGTCCAATGTGGCTAGATGGCTTGGCGCCTGGCAGTGGGCCTTACGG GTAACCCCGGGACTGGGCGTTATTTGTGTCTTGTTTATCTTGATCCTCCCGGAACCTACCCGTGGCTCGGCCGACGGAGGAACAAATCTCACCAACACCTCTCTCTTGCGTGACATCCGGGAACTCGTTTGCAA TAGGACATTGGTGCTGTCGTCATTCGGGTTTACAAGTGTGGCGTTTGTGACCGGGACGCTAGCTTTGTGGGCCCCGATCTACGTCCTCGACTCCATTAAAATTCAGAGCGGAGAGGCCCACCAAGCAAG TGTGAGTCTGATATTTGGTATACTGACAGTAGCTGCTGGCCTGTCGGGCGTGGCCATAGGCGGAGAGACCTCTCGGCGAATGAAGGGACGCTACCCCCGGGCGGACCCAGTCATATGTGCATGTGGGATGCTGGTGGGCGCACCATTACTTTTTCTCGCTCTTTATATGTCGGAATACAACACAACGGTAGCTTGG aTCCTCATCTTCTTAGGAGAAACAGCAGTTTGTATTAACTGGTCCATAGTGAACGATATATTACTG TATGTTGTAATACCCACCAGACGTGCTCTAGCCTCAGCTGGCCAAATCTTCCTCTGTCACGCGCTTGGGGACGCCGGAAGTCCATACATCATAGGGGTG GTATCTGACGCTCTAGCCAAAGGCTACACACTGCCCGCTACCTCACCTTCAGTCCAGTTCGCCACTCTCCAGATAGCCCTATACGTCACGCCGTTTGTCAGTGTCATAGGTGGCGCTTTCTTCCTTGCCGCCTCACTGTTTGTTGTGGAAGATCGTGAGGCAGCCAAACGAGCAACAG aaaATGTTAATGTTCTACCGGAAGTAGAGGATGATCGAGTAGAATCGCCGGACAGCGACTTTCTGACAGCCGATTTATCGTACTCCGTGAACTAA
- the LOC138331163 gene encoding protein spinster homolog 1-like isoform X2 produces the protein MMKSEDFTDTSPLLEEEEDREETIQEGAGQKRISRGTAYVIVAVLFVVNLLNYMDRYTLAGVLDQVQTYYGLNNSQDGLLQTVFVLTYMVCSPVFGYLGDRYSRKYLMAGGILFWSGITLSGSFIDKNHFWLFLTLRALVGVGEASYITVSTTIIGDLFQDSMRTKMLIVFNVAIPCGSGLGYIVGSNVARWLGAWQWALRVTPGLGVICVLFILILPEPTRGSADGGTNLTNTSLLRDIRELVCNRTLVLSSFGFTSVAFVTGTLALWAPIYVLDSIKIQSGEAHQASVSLIFGILTVAAGLSGVAIGGETSRRMKGRYPRADPVICACGMLVGAPLLFLALYMSEYNTTVAWILIFLGETAVCINWSIVNDILLYVVIPTRRALASAGQIFLCHALGDAGSPYIIGVVSDALAKGYTLPATSPSVQFATLQIALYVTPFVSVIGGAFFLAASLFVVEDREAAKRATEFPSTGIRSVPKC, from the exons TACGTCATTGTGGCCGTTCTATTTGTAGTAAACCTGCTGAATTACATGGATCGTTACACACTGGCAG gTGTTTTGGACCAAGTACAGACTTACTACGGTCTAAACAACTCCCAGGATGGACTACTTCAGACTGTGTTTGTCCTCACATATATGGTGTGTTCACCAGTCTTTGGTTACCTTGGTGACCGATACTCCCGGAAGTACCTAATGGCCGGTGGGATTCTTTTTTGGTCCGGAATCACCCTGTCCGGCTCATTCATCGACAAAAAT CATTTCTGGCTGTTTCTGACGCTGCGCGCGCTGGTAGGTGTCGGAGAAGCCAGCTACATTACCGTATCCACGACTATCATTGGTGACCTATTCCAGGACAGCATGCGTACCAAGATGTTGATTGTCTTCAACGTAGCAATACCATGTGGCAG TGGTCTGGGGTATATCGTTGGGTCCAATGTGGCTAGATGGCTTGGCGCCTGGCAGTGGGCCTTACGG GTAACCCCGGGACTGGGCGTTATTTGTGTCTTGTTTATCTTGATCCTCCCGGAACCTACCCGTGGCTCGGCCGACGGAGGAACAAATCTCACCAACACCTCTCTCTTGCGTGACATCCGGGAACTCGTTTGCAA TAGGACATTGGTGCTGTCGTCATTCGGGTTTACAAGTGTGGCGTTTGTGACCGGGACGCTAGCTTTGTGGGCCCCGATCTACGTCCTCGACTCCATTAAAATTCAGAGCGGAGAGGCCCACCAAGCAAG TGTGAGTCTGATATTTGGTATACTGACAGTAGCTGCTGGCCTGTCGGGCGTGGCCATAGGCGGAGAGACCTCTCGGCGAATGAAGGGACGCTACCCCCGGGCGGACCCAGTCATATGTGCATGTGGGATGCTGGTGGGCGCACCATTACTTTTTCTCGCTCTTTATATGTCGGAATACAACACAACGGTAGCTTGG aTCCTCATCTTCTTAGGAGAAACAGCAGTTTGTATTAACTGGTCCATAGTGAACGATATATTACTG TATGTTGTAATACCCACCAGACGTGCTCTAGCCTCAGCTGGCCAAATCTTCCTCTGTCACGCGCTTGGGGACGCCGGAAGTCCATACATCATAGGGGTG GTATCTGACGCTCTAGCCAAAGGCTACACACTGCCCGCTACCTCACCTTCAGTCCAGTTCGCCACTCTCCAGATAGCCCTATACGTCACGCCGTTTGTCAGTGTCATAGGTGGCGCTTTCTTCCTTGCCGCCTCACTGTTTGTTGTGGAAGATCGTGAGGCAGCCAAACGAGCAACAG AATTTCCGAGCACAGGAATAAGGTCTGTTCC aaaATGTTAA
- the LOC138331163 gene encoding protein spinster homolog 1-like isoform X3, with protein sequence MMKSEDFTDTSPLLEEEEDREETIQEGAGQKRISRGTAYVIVAVLFVVNLLNYMDRYTLAGVLDQVQTYYGLNNSQDGLLQTVFVLTYMVCSPVFGYLGDRYSRKYLMAGGILFWSGITLSGSFIDKNHFWLFLTLRALVGVGEASYITVSTTIIGDLFQDSMRTKMLIVFNVAIPCGSGLGYIVGSNVARWLGAWQWALRVTPGLGVICVLFILILPEPTRGSADGGTNLTNTSLLRDIRELVCNRTLVLSSFGFTSVAFVTGTLALWAPIYVLDSIKIQSGEAHQASVSLIFGILTVAAGLSGVAIGGETSRRMKGRYPRADPVICACGMLVGAPLLFLALYMSEYNTTVAWILIFLGETAVCINWSIVNDILLYVVIPTRRALASAGQIFLCHALGDAGSPYIIGVVSDALAKGYTLPATSPSVQFATLQIALYVTPFVSVIGGAFFLAASLFVVEDREAAKRATEFPSTGIRKC encoded by the exons TACGTCATTGTGGCCGTTCTATTTGTAGTAAACCTGCTGAATTACATGGATCGTTACACACTGGCAG gTGTTTTGGACCAAGTACAGACTTACTACGGTCTAAACAACTCCCAGGATGGACTACTTCAGACTGTGTTTGTCCTCACATATATGGTGTGTTCACCAGTCTTTGGTTACCTTGGTGACCGATACTCCCGGAAGTACCTAATGGCCGGTGGGATTCTTTTTTGGTCCGGAATCACCCTGTCCGGCTCATTCATCGACAAAAAT CATTTCTGGCTGTTTCTGACGCTGCGCGCGCTGGTAGGTGTCGGAGAAGCCAGCTACATTACCGTATCCACGACTATCATTGGTGACCTATTCCAGGACAGCATGCGTACCAAGATGTTGATTGTCTTCAACGTAGCAATACCATGTGGCAG TGGTCTGGGGTATATCGTTGGGTCCAATGTGGCTAGATGGCTTGGCGCCTGGCAGTGGGCCTTACGG GTAACCCCGGGACTGGGCGTTATTTGTGTCTTGTTTATCTTGATCCTCCCGGAACCTACCCGTGGCTCGGCCGACGGAGGAACAAATCTCACCAACACCTCTCTCTTGCGTGACATCCGGGAACTCGTTTGCAA TAGGACATTGGTGCTGTCGTCATTCGGGTTTACAAGTGTGGCGTTTGTGACCGGGACGCTAGCTTTGTGGGCCCCGATCTACGTCCTCGACTCCATTAAAATTCAGAGCGGAGAGGCCCACCAAGCAAG TGTGAGTCTGATATTTGGTATACTGACAGTAGCTGCTGGCCTGTCGGGCGTGGCCATAGGCGGAGAGACCTCTCGGCGAATGAAGGGACGCTACCCCCGGGCGGACCCAGTCATATGTGCATGTGGGATGCTGGTGGGCGCACCATTACTTTTTCTCGCTCTTTATATGTCGGAATACAACACAACGGTAGCTTGG aTCCTCATCTTCTTAGGAGAAACAGCAGTTTGTATTAACTGGTCCATAGTGAACGATATATTACTG TATGTTGTAATACCCACCAGACGTGCTCTAGCCTCAGCTGGCCAAATCTTCCTCTGTCACGCGCTTGGGGACGCCGGAAGTCCATACATCATAGGGGTG GTATCTGACGCTCTAGCCAAAGGCTACACACTGCCCGCTACCTCACCTTCAGTCCAGTTCGCCACTCTCCAGATAGCCCTATACGTCACGCCGTTTGTCAGTGTCATAGGTGGCGCTTTCTTCCTTGCCGCCTCACTGTTTGTTGTGGAAGATCGTGAGGCAGCCAAACGAGCAACAG AATTTCCGAGCACAGGAATAAG aaaATGTTAA